Proteins from one Telopea speciosissima isolate NSW1024214 ecotype Mountain lineage chromosome 1, Tspe_v1, whole genome shotgun sequence genomic window:
- the LOC122658652 gene encoding very-long-chain aldehyde decarbonylase GL1-5-like translates to MASKPGLLSDWPWQKLGNFKYVVLAPWVVQSVYSFVTKEEKERDITNLLIFPFLLWRLLHSQLWISLARYNSAKTKHRIVDKGIEFEQVDRERNWDDQIILNGLLYYIGFMYLPGVSRMPIWRWNGFVITTLLHMGPVEFFYYWFHRALHHHFLYSRYHSHHHSSIVTEPITAVIHPFAEHLVYFLLFSIPVLTMLFTGTASVVVFVGYVTYIDFMNYMGHCNFELVPNWVFNIFPFLKYLMYTPSFHSLHHTQFRTNYSLFMPLYDYIYGTMDKSTDKLYEDSLMGRKETPDVVHLIHPTTLQSFYHLSPAIASLASEPYNSRWYLSMFGLIPYEFMLFTWIFGSTFTVERNVFDKLKMQTWAIPRFSFHYSKSSQKDAINSVIERTILEAESEGVKVLSLGLLNQGEQFNGNGELYLQKHPNLKIRIVDGSSLAVAVVLHSIPKGTKQVLLSGNISKVVCAIAKNLCQRGIQVGVVCKDNFDKLKLRIPTELWSNLLISTSYTQKVWLVGDGELNEKEQRRAPEGTHFIPCSQFPPKKMVRDKDCIYYTTPAMLIPKALQNVYSCENWLPRRVMSAWRVAGIVHALEGWDAHECGDTTLDIDKVWLASLSHGFLPMLDHPLIRNA, encoded by the exons ATGGCATCAAAACCAGGTCTCCTTAGTGACTGGCCATGGCAAAAGCTTGGAAACTTCAAG TATGTGGTTTTGGCGCCTTGGGTGGTACAAAGTGTATATTCATTTGTgaccaaagaagagaaagagagggacaTAACAAACTTGCTCATCTTCCCATTCTTGCTGTGGAGATTGCTTCACAGCCAACTATGGATAAGCTTAGCTCGTTACAACTCTGCCAAAACCAAACACAGGATAGTGGACAAGGGCATCGAATTCGAACAAGTGGATAGAGAAAGAAACTG GGATGACCAGATCATTCTGAATGGGCTTCTATACTACATTGGATTTATGTATCTTCCGGGGGTTTCAAGAATGCCAATATGGAGGTGGAATGGTTTTGTTATTACCACTCTCCTCCATATGGGTCCAGTGGAATTCTTCTATTATTGGTTTCACAGAGCTTTGCATCACCATTTCCTTTATTCTCGTTACCATTCACatcaccattcctccattgttACAGAGCCCATCACAG CCGTTATTCATCCATTTGCAGAGCATTTGGTTTATTTTCTACTGTTCTCAATCCCAGTATTGACTATGTTATTCACTGGAACTGCCTCTGTGGTAGTGTTCGTGGGGTATGTAACTTACATTGATTTCATGAACTACATGGGTCATTGCAACTTTGAGCTGGTTCCAAACTGGGTTTTCAACATCTTTCCCTTTCTCAAGTATCTTATGTATACTCCATC GTTTCATTCTCTTCATCATACACAATTTCGAACCAACTACTCCCTCTTTATGCCTCTCTATGATTACATATATGGAACCATGGACAAGTCCACAGACAAATTGTATGAAGATTCACTCATGGGAAGGAAAGAGACACCAGATGTAGTACACTTGATTCACCCAACAACACTTCAGTCCTTCTATCATCTATCACCGGCCATTGCCTCGCTCGCATCTGAGCCTTACAACTCCAGATGGTACCTATCCATGTTTGGGCTAATTCCATATGAGTTCATGTTGTTTACATGGATATTTGGTTCTACCTTTACTGTGGAGAGAAATGTATTTGATAAACTCAAGATGCAAACATGGGCAATCCCAAGATTTAGTTTCCAT TATTCGAAATCAAGCCAAAAGGATGCGATCAATAGTGTTATTGAAAGAACTATTTTAGAGGCCGAGAGTGAAGGTGTTAAAGTGTTGAGCTTAGGCCTTCTTAATCAG GGAGAGCAATTTAATGGAAATGGTGAACTTTATCTTCAAAAGCACCCAAATCTTAAGATCAGAATCGTAGATGGAAGCAGCTTAGCTGTTGCCGTGGTGCTACATAGCATTCCCAAAGGAACAAAACAAGTGCTTCTGAGTGGAAACATCTCTAAGGTTGTTTGTGCTATTGCCAAGAATTTATGTCAAAGAGGAATTCAG GTAGGTGTGGTGTGCAAGGACAATTTTGATAAGCTTAAGTTACGAATCCCTACAGAGTTGTGGAGTAACTTGCTCATCTCTACCAGTTACACCCAGAAG GTGTGGTTAGTCGGAGATGGAGAGCTGAATgagaaagaacaaagaagagcACCGGAAGGGACACATTTCATTCCATGCTCACAGTTTCCTCCAAAGAAGATGGTGCGCGATAAGGATTGTATTTACTACACTACCCCAGCCATGCTCATCCCCAAGGCTCTCCAAAATGTATACTCTTGtgag AATTGGCTGCCGAGGCGAGTGATGAGTGCGTGGCGTGTGGCTGGAATTGTGCATGCACTGGAAGGCTGGGATGCACACGAGTGCGGGGACACCACGCTCGACATAGACAAAGTCTGGCTTGCTAGCCTTAGCCATGGATTCCTTCCCATGCTTGATCACCCATTGATCAGAAACGCATGA